One Thunnus maccoyii chromosome 14, fThuMac1.1, whole genome shotgun sequence genomic window carries:
- the itsn1 gene encoding intersectin-1 isoform X2: MAQFPTTFTGPDVFLISVDERAKHDQQFHSLSPTARGYITGDQARNFFLQSGLPPPILAQIWALADMNSDGRMDIHEFSIAMKLIKLKLQGHPLPTALPPSMKQPPLPLAPPTGFGMPPMPPLAPISTSLPGVPPLPLPPLPVGVSPPLVSSAPPPLPQPIANGAPPTGMMQPISGFSHPASSVNKSSSFNRTSTKLQKGPSFDAASSQPPLVPVDWAVPQSSRLKYRQLFNSHDKMMSGHLTGPQARTILMQSSLPQGQLATIWSLSDIDQDGKLTAEEFILAMHLIDMAMSGLPLPPVLPPDYLPPTFRRVRSDSVQSDQKSVQEEVEEETESSQEKKLPVTFEDKKRENFERGNLELEKRRQALQEQQRKEQERLAALEREEQERKERERLEQERRRQQELEKQLEKQRELERQREEERRKEIERREAAKRELERQRQLEWERQRRQELLTQRNREQESIVLLKARKKTLEFELEALNDKKTQLEGKLKDVRFRLSAQRKEVEQTNQTRETRIAEITLLQQQLQDSQQWLGRLIPDKQSLNDQLKQVQQNSLQRDSLSSLQKAVEQKETSRQQLREQLDAVERETRAKLLEIDAFNTQLKELREIHSRQQRQKQKELEGDAHTLTHTHTHIHTPSERKSAELQESRLSSEESVAWRDEAGGSVPKAPSPATSSAPHAWLNRVTQEEEERKRRGMEEEDEGRKGAGSVEEKEDEGKGKKDMQEKLTKLFSQPSDPWTSAEKAPVPNLFDQKAPVSSFDQQQQPVKVVYYRALYPFDARSHDEISIAPGDVIMNQVCRFWPHQKRILQQQVDESQTGEPGWLGGELRGRTGWFPANYAERIPDSEAPISLRSTASATPTSAQQPMSTPPPAPGQTSSSASSANSNWADFSTTWPSNTASQSDSEGWDAWPTSSTSQNPSLSVPSAQLRQRSAFTPATMTTGSSPSPVLGQGEKVEGLQAQALYPWRAKKDNHLNFNKNEIITVLEQQDMWWLGELQTGQRGWFPKSYVKLISATMAAPAGATPRSKNPSESGVSESPPNGKRPSPSPTKPSESGEEYIAMYTYESSEQGDLSFQQGDIVMVTRKEGDWWTGMVGGKTGVFPSNYVKPRDSSSESLGPAGKTGSLGKKPGKRSEIAQVIAPYSATGAEQLTLAPGQLILIRKKNPGGWWEGELQARGKKRQIGWFPANYVKLLSPSTSKTTPTEPTPPKLAPASTALCQVIGMYDYVAQNDDELAFMKGQVITVLNKDDCDWWKGELNGREGLFPSNYVKLTTDTDPSTQ; this comes from the exons ATGGCACAGTTCCCCACCACATTCACAG GTCCAGATGTGTTTCTGATCTCAGTGGATGAGAGAGCCAAACATGATCAGCAGTTTCACAGCCTCTCTCCAACTGCCAGGGGTTACATCACAG GCGACCAGGCCAGGAACTTCTTCCTTCAATCAGGACTGCCCCCGCCCATCCTGGCCCAAATATG GGCTCTGGCTGACATGAACAGTGACGGTCGTATGGACATCCATGAGTTCTCCATCGCCATGAAACTCATCAAACTGAAACTCCAGGGTCACCCTCTGCCCACCGCGCTACCCCCCAGTATGAAACAGCCCCCGCTGCCTTTAGCCCCACCAACCGGCTTCG GCATGCCTCCCATGCCCCCCCTGGCTCCCATCTCTACTTCTCTGCCAGGCGTGCCCCCTCTCCCCCTGCCGCCTCTCCCCGTCGGAGTGTCTCCCCCGCTCGTCTCATCCGCCCCGCCGCCCCTCCCCCAGCCCATCGCCAACGGAGCTCCTCCCACAGGCATGATGCAGCCCATCTCAGGCTTCTCCCACCCAG CTTCCTCCGTCAACAAGTCTTCATCATTTAATCGTACAAGTACCAAGTTGCAGAAGGGGCCGTCCTTTGATGCTGCCAG TAGTCAGCCCCCCCTGGTTCCGGTTGATTGGGCTGTTCCTCAGTCCTCCAGGCTGAAGTACAGGCAGCTTTTTAACTCCCATGACAAGATGATGAGTGGACACCTCACCG GTCCCCAGGCTCGCACTATCCTGATGCAGTCCAGTCTTCCTCAGGGCCAGCTGGCCACGATATG GAGTCTATCAGATATCGACCAGGATGGAAAGCTAACAGCTGAGGAGTTTATCTTGGCCATGCACCTCATAGACATGGCTATGTCCGGTCTACCGCTACCCCCTGTGTTACCACCAGATTACCTCCCACCTACATTCAG GCGTGTACGTAGTGACAGTGTTCAGTCGGACCAGAAGAGCGtccaggaggaggtggaagaagAGACGGAAAGCAGCCAGGAAAAGAAACTACCAG TGACGTTCGAGGATAAGAAGAGGGAGAACTTCGAGCGAGGAAACCTGGAGTTGGAGAAGAGACGTCAGGCtctgcaggagcagcagaggaaagaaCAGGAGAGGCTGGCGGCgctggagagagaggaacaggAGAGAAAG GAGCGCGAGAGActggagcaggagaggagaCGACAACAGGAATTAGAAAAACAgctggagaaacagagagagctggagaggcagagagaagaagagagacgcAAAGAGATCGAGAGGAGAGAG GCTGCGAAGCGGGAGTTGGAGCGTCAGCGTCAGTTGGAGTGGGAGCGTCAACGTCGTCAGGAGCTCCTGACTCAAAgaaacagagagcaggagagtatCGTGCTGCTCAAAGCCAGGAAGAAGACCCTGGAGTTTGAACTGGAGGCTCTG AACGACAAGAAGACGCAGTTGGAGGGTAAACTGAAGGACGTCCGGTTTCGTTTGTCCGCTCAGAGGAAAGAGGTGGAGCAGACCAATCAGACCAGGGAAACACGCATCGCTGAAATCACACTGTTACAACAGCAGCTGCAA gACTCCCAGCAGTGGTTGGGGAGGCTAATTCCTGATAAACAGAGTCTCAACGACCAGCTGAAACAGGTTCAACAGAACAGCCTCCAAC GTGATAGTCTGTCATCCCTGCAGAAGGCCGTGGAGCAGAAGGagaccagcagacagcagctcagaGAACAGCTGGATGCTGTGGAGAGAGAAACCAGGGCCAAACTGCTAGAAATAGATGCTTTCAACACCCAGCTGAAG GAGCTGAGGGAAATCCACAGCcggcagcagagacagaaacagaaggaGCTGGAAggagacgcacacacactgacacacacacacactcacatacacaccccGAGCGAGAGAAAGTCTGCTGAACTGCAGGAAAGCAG gtTGTCATCAGAGGAAAGCGTAGCCTGGAGGGATGAAGCTGGAGGCTCCGTCCCAAAAGCTCCTAGCCCCGCCACCAGCTCCGCGCCACACGCCTGGCTAAACAGAGTGACtcaagaagaggaggagaggaagaggagagggatggaggaggaggacgaaggCCGGAAGGGAGCGGGATCAGTAGAAGAGAAGGAGGACGAGGGGAAAGGGAAGAAAGACATGCAGGAGAAACTGACCAAGTTATTCAGCCAGCCGAGCGACCCCTGGActtcagcag AAAAGGCTCCGGTACCCAATCTGTTTGACCAGAAGGCTCCAGTCAGCAGCTtcgaccagcagcagcagccggtgAAGGTGGTCTACTACAGGGCTCTTTATCCATTCGACGCTCGCAGCCATGACGAGATCAGTATCGCCCCTGGAGATGTAATCATG AACCAGGTCTGCAGATTTTGGCCCCATCAGAAAAGGATCCTTCAACAgcaa GTGGATGAGTCGCAGACAGGAGAGCCTGGTTGGCTGGGAGGAGAGCTCAGGGGGCGGACCGGTTGGTTTCCGGCCAATTACGCAGAACGGATACCCGACAGCGAAGCTCCGATCAGCCTGCGATCCACAGCCTCTGCAACCCCGACCTCAGCCCAGCAGCCAATGAGCACGCCTCCCCCAGCACCTGGACAGACCTCCTCCTCCGCATCCTCCGCCAACAGTAACTGGGCCGACTTCAGCACCAC TTGGCCCTCAAAtacagccagccaatcagacagCGAGGGATGGGACGCCTGGCCGACCTCTTCAACCAGTCAGAATCCATCGCTCAGCGTTCCCTCGGCGCAGCTACGGCAACGCTCCGCCTTCACACCCGCCACCATGACGACAggctcctctccttctcctgtgCTGGGACAG GGGGAGAAGGTGGAGGGTCTTCAGGCTCAGGCCTTGTATCCCTGGAGAGCCAAGAAGGACAACCACCTCAACTTCAACAAAAACGAG ATAATAACCGTGTTGGAGCAGCAGGACATGTGGTGGTTAGGAGAACTGCAGACCGGACAAAGAGGCTGGTTCCCCAAAAGTTACGTCAAGCTCATCTCTGCCACTATGGCGGCCCCAGCCGGCGCCACGCCACGCAGCAAAAACCCTAG TGAATCTGGAGTGTCAGAAAGTCCACCCAATGGAAAACGCCCCTCGCCTTCCCCGACCAAACCCTCCGAGTCTGGAGAAG AGTACATAGCCATGTACACCTACGAGAGCAGTGAACAGGGCGACCTGAGTTTCCAGCAAGGAGATATCGTCATGGTGACCAGGAAAGAAGGGGATTGGTGGACGGGCATGGTCGGGGGCAAGACCGGAGTCTTCCCGTCCAATTACGTCAAACCGCGGGACTCATCCTCAGAG TCTTTGGGACCAGCAGGGAAGACGGGCAGCCTGGGGAAGAAACCAGGTAAGCGTTCAG AGATTGCTCAGGTCATCGCCCCCTACAGTGCAACAGGAGCAGAGCAGCTGACGTTAGCTCCAGGACAGCTCATCCTCATCAGGAAAAAGAACCCAGGGGGCTGGTGGGAGGGTGAGCTCCAG GCCCGGGGGAAAAAGCGTCAGATAGGTTGGTTCCCGGCCAACTACGTGAAGCTGCTCAGTCCCAGCACCAGCAAGACCACACCCACAGAGCCCACCCCTCCTAAACTGGCTCCTGCCAGCACAG CTCTGTGTCAGGTGATCGGCATGTACGACTACGTGGCTCAGAACGACGACGAGCTGGCCTTCATGAAGGGTCAGGTGATCACAGTGCTCAACAAGGACGACTGCGATTGGTGGAAAGGAGAGCTCAACGGGAGAGAGGGTCTGTTTCCTAGCAACTACGTCAAACTCACAACGGACACTGACCCGAGCACACAGT GA